The window CCGAAACGGGTATCAGCGCGCGTCCGCAACCCGACACCGATGGAGTGCGACAAGTGCGGGGCCGACGCCGTCCACCACGCCGCCTACTCCGGGGCGCATCTCTGCGGCCACCACCTCCGCCGGTCGGTCGAGAAGCGCGTGAAGCGCCGGATCCGCGAGGACTCCCTCCTCGATCCGGAGGCGACGCCCGAGGATCCCGACCGCTGGGTGATCGGCCTCTCGGGCGGGAAGGACAGCGTCGCGCTGACCCGGATCTTAGACGACGTGTTCGGCGAGGACCCCCGCGTCGAGATGCTCGCCTTGACGATCCACGAGGGGATCGAGGGGTACCGCGACGAGAGCATCGACGCCACGATCGAGCTGGCCGAGGAGCTCTCGCTGCGCCACGAGGTCGTCTCCTACAAGGAGGAGTTCGACGTGCGGATGGACGACGTCGTCGAGGACGACCCCGAGAACATGGCCGCCTGCGCGTACTGCGGCGTGTTCCGCCGCGACCTGCTCGAGGAGTACGCCGCCGAGTTCGACGCCGACAAGCTGCTCACCGGCCACAACCTCGACGACGAGGCCCAGACGGCGATGATGAACTTCCTCGAGGGCGACGTCCGCCAGGTGGCGAAGCATTTCGACGCCTCGCTCGGTCCCTTCGACGAGCGCGAGGAGACCGACGCGTTCGTCCCGCGCGCCAAGCCCCTCCGCGACGTGCCCGAGAAGGAGATCGCCCTCTACTGTCACGTCCGCGACCTCCCGACACATATGGCCGAGTGTCCCCACTCCTCGGAGGCGTACCGCGGCGAGATCCAGTCGACGATCCACGAGCTAGAGGAGAACCACCCCGGCGCCCGCCACTCGATCATGGCCGGCTACGAGGAGCTCTCCGCGCTCGCCGCCGAGGCGTACCGCGAGGGGGGCGACGCCGCCGACGACTCGCCCGACCTCGGCGAGTGCGAGCGCTGCGGCTCGAAGACGAGCCGCGACGTCTGCCGGAAGTGCCGGCTGCTCGACTCGATCGAGGCGGCCTGATCAGGCCGAAGAGGCGCGCTCCCGCTCCGGATCGACCCGGCCGAGCAGGTCGAGCTGGTGGGTGAGGTAGACGAGCTCGCCGGCGTCGACCTGTCGCCGCCGGCTATCGAGCCAGTCGTCGAGCGCCGCGGTCGGGTCGACGTCCGAGTTCTCCGGATTTCCACCGTCGTCCTCCGAATTCATCCCGCCGTCCTCCGGCGACTCCCCGACGCTCCCGTCGATCACCTCGCCGACCGCCGCCTCCACGGTGCCGAGGATGTGCCGGAGGAAGAACGCCTCGTCGTCGGGATAGCGGGAGTCGGGAGCGGACCGCCGGTCCCGCCCCTCGACCGGCCGGACCACCCAGTCCGAGCCGGCGACGCCGAGGAGCGACGCCCTCTCGATCTCGCGGAGCCGCTCGACGGCGTCGCCGCCGGCGCGGCTGCTCCCCCCGGGCTTGGCGTCCATGTGCGCGTGGTAGCGGCGCTCGATCGCCCGGTCGGCCGGGTGCGACGGGCGGAAGCGCGTCCCGCCGTCGAACGTGATCGGGAAGTAGTACGTTCCGCCGGGCGCGAGCGCGTCGAGGAGGCTCCCGAGCCCGTCGAGGTCGAGCACGTCGAGCAGCGCCATCCCGATCAGGGCGTCCCACTCGCTCGCGCGCTCCGCCGCGTACGCGACCGCGTCGGCGGCGACCGGCTCGACCCGAACCGTGCGCGCGTCGGTCTCGACGACGAGCGCGTCGCCGTCGGCGCTCCCGTCAGCGTCGGAGACGACGATCGACCCCTCGCGGTCGGCCGCCCACGCTCGCAGAAACGGCTCGAGCCCGGCGAGCGTCCCGGCGTCGCGGTCGACGGCGACGTACCGCGTCTCGCCCGGCGGAAGCACGTCCCAGTCGATCAACCGGGCGATCATCGTCCCGATCCCGGCCCCGACCTCGAGGACGCGGAGCGGTTCCTCGCTCGCCGCGGCGCCGTCGGCGAGTCGCTCGCGGAAGATCCCGAGGAGCCGCCGGTCGAGCGCCCGGTCGTCGACGGCCCGCTTCGCCCGGAGGTAGCGCCGGAAAGCGAGGGTATCGTCGGCGAGAGCGTCGTCGCCGAGGGCGCCGTCGCCGGGAGCACCGTCGCCATCGACCCGGGACCGGTCCCCGTCCCCCGTCACGTCGCCACCTCCGGCTCGACCGCGTCGGACGCGCCCGCCACGTCGGCGAGAAGCCGGCGGACGCGGGCCGTGGATTCGTCCCAGCTCGGGTGGCGCTCGTACCGTCGTCTGGCGGCGCGACCCATCTCGGCGAGCCGGTCGGGATCGGCCGCGAACCCCTCGAGCGCGCGGGCGACGGCGTCGGGGTCGTCCGGGTCGACGAGGACGCCCGTCTCGCCGTCCGCGACCGTCTCCGCCGCGCCGCCAGCCCGGGAGGCGACGGCCGGCAGGCCGAAGCTCATCCCCTCCAAGTAGACGATTCCGAACCCCTCGTACCGCGAGGGGACCGCGAGGACGTGGCTCTCGCGGAGCGTGTCGCCCAGGTCGGCGTCCGACAGCCGACCGGCGAAGCGCACGCGGTCGCCGAGCCCCCGCTCTCGGACCAGTCGCCGAACATCCGCGACGTGGCCCTCGTCGACCGCTCGGCCGACCACGGTGAGCTCGACGGCGGCCTCGGCGCGGGCCACCCCCTCGACGAGCGTGTCCAGCCCCTTTCGCGGGGCGATGTTCCCGACGAACGCGACCCGGAGGGGGCGCTCGTCCGCCCGTTCCCCGATTGCGGCGTCGTCGATGGCAGGGTCGAACCGGTCGCCGGCGGGCGGGGCGACGACGGTGGCGTCGGGGTCGACGCCGAGGGCGGTGACGGCGTCGCGGGTCGCCGCGCTGTTGCAGACGACGCCGTCGACGGTGGCGAGGTACCGGCGCTCGACGGCGCGGTACAGCGGCGAGAGGCGGCGCGGCTCGCTCGCGCGCAGGTGGTGGACGACGCTCACGATCGGGTACGGCAGGTCGCGGTTGGCGAGGACCAGCGAGGGGTGCGCGAGCTCGTCTTGGAGCATCACGTCGACGTCGACGCGGAGGCGGTCCCTGATGGTCGGGCTGGCGTTGTCGAGGAGCCCGTGCGGGTACGCCCGCCACGGGAGCTCGACGACCTCGACGCTGTCGCCGGCCCGACGGAGCCCCTCGACGAGCTTCCGGTCGTAGCGGAACCCCCCCGACCGCTCGTCGAGGCTCCCGTACAGCGCGAGGCCGACCCTCATACCGGCGCGTCGTACGTCGCGGCGGCCGCGTCGTCCTCCCAGACCGTCACGGCCAGCTCGGTCACGGTGTCGTCGGTCACCGCGTCGGTCACGCGCTCGAAGACCACCCGGGCGAAGCGCTCGACGCTCGGGTTGCGCCCCTCGAACTCGGGGAGGTCGTTGAGCAGCTCGTCGCGGTAGCGGTCGGCGAGGTCGGCGAGCGCCCCCTCGGCGTCGTCGATGTCGACGAGGTAGTCGTACTGGTTCAGCTCCGGGCCGCGGAAGGTCAGCTCCACCTCGAAGTGGTGGGAGTGCGGCACGCCCTCCGGCCCGGGGTCGGGGACCGTGAGGTAGTGCTGGGCCACGAAGTCCGTCAGCACCGTCGTCGCGTACATGTAACCGATCCACGGGCGCGACCCACCTAAATCCGGAGGGCGGCGGAAGGGCGCTCGGCACGCCGAGGTTTTATAAGTAGAGGCGAGCGGAGGCGACGACCGTTTATAAATATCCGAGCGCGCGCAGCCGGTCCCGGTCCGTCTCGCCCTCGCCGCCGTGGACCCGCGACACGGGTAGCGGTTCGGGGGGTTCGAGCGTCGGGTCGCGCGTCCCGCGGTCGACGCCCGTCGCCTCCGCCCACGGGACCGCGAGCAGCGCGGGAACGGGCGTGTGCATCGGGTGCCCGTACAGCCCCCACTCGCCGAAGCAGTTGCCGTGGTCGGCCGTGATCGCGACCCGGCCGTCGACGTTGTCGACGAGCGTCGCGACCTCGCCGAGGACGTGCCGGAGGTTCGCCTCGTAGGCGTCCCAGACGCGCTCGGCCGAGACCTCGCCGCGCCGGAGCATGACCCACGGGTTCCCCTCGTTGCTGTGGCTCCCGGTCCGGGCCAGCCCGTCGTCGCCGTCGAGGGGGTCCGGGACGAACGGGTGGTGCGGCTGCATGTAGTGGACGACGAGCCGGTCGGGGTCGCGCTCGCGGGCGAGGGCCACGGCCCGGTCGGTGACCGCCGCCGCCGGCACGGTGCCGGTGTCGTCGTCCCACGCGTACTTCCACACCTCGTCGAGCGCGGCGAACGCGTCGGCGTCGAGGTAGCGGTCGGTCCACGTGTTGCCCGTGACCATCGCCGTCCGCGCCGTCTCCGGGCGATCCCCGAAAGTGTTCTCCAGCCACTCCGAGGACGAGCTGCCGACCGACCGGACCGTCTCGACCTCGCCGAGGAAGCCGAAGTCGGGCGCGACCGAGCGGAACAGGTCGGCCCGACAGGCGTCGAGGACGACGAGCACGTCCCACTCGCGGTCGAAGGCGTTCGTCCCGTAGTCGAGCCGCCGGCCGACCGCCTGCAGCCCGCGCAGGTAGGCGGTCCCGAGGCGGCTCATGCCCGGCTCTCTCACGACCGTGCGTTGGCGCGAGGCGACAAAACCGCTCCGGCGGGAGAGAACGCGAACCCCTCGACGGCCACCGCCGGGACACCTATACGTCTCGCCCCCACGGTACGACCGTGAACTGTCTGTTCGTCGGGGCGGGGTCGATCGCGCCGGAGTACGCCGCCGGGCTGTCCGGGAGTTCGCTGTCGCTCGCCGGCGTCGTCGACCTCGACGAGGAGCGCGCCGCGTCGCTCGCCGCGGACCACAGCTGCCCGTCGTTCACCGACCTGGAGACGGCGCTGGAGCGCGTCGACGCGCCGCTCGTCGTGAACCTGACGAGCCAC is drawn from Halorubrum sp. CBA1229 and contains these coding sequences:
- a CDS encoding TIGR00269 family protein, whose translation is MECDKCGADAVHHAAYSGAHLCGHHLRRSVEKRVKRRIREDSLLDPEATPEDPDRWVIGLSGGKDSVALTRILDDVFGEDPRVEMLALTIHEGIEGYRDESIDATIELAEELSLRHEVVSYKEEFDVRMDDVVEDDPENMAACAYCGVFRRDLLEEYAAEFDADKLLTGHNLDDEAQTAMMNFLEGDVRQVAKHFDASLGPFDEREETDAFVPRAKPLRDVPEKEIALYCHVRDLPTHMAECPHSSEAYRGEIQSTIHELEENHPGARHSIMAGYEELSALAAEAYREGGDAADDSPDLGECERCGSKTSRDVCRKCRLLDSIEAA
- a CDS encoding glycosyltransferase family 4 protein — translated: MRVGLALYGSLDERSGGFRYDRKLVEGLRRAGDSVEVVELPWRAYPHGLLDNASPTIRDRLRVDVDVMLQDELAHPSLVLANRDLPYPIVSVVHHLRASEPRRLSPLYRAVERRYLATVDGVVCNSAATRDAVTALGVDPDATVVAPPAGDRFDPAIDDAAIGERADERPLRVAFVGNIAPRKGLDTLVEGVARAEAAVELTVVGRAVDEGHVADVRRLVRERGLGDRVRFAGRLSDADLGDTLRESHVLAVPSRYEGFGIVYLEGMSFGLPAVASRAGGAAETVADGETGVLVDPDDPDAVARALEGFAADPDRLAEMGRAARRRYERHPSWDESTARVRRLLADVAGASDAVEPEVAT
- a CDS encoding 6-carboxytetrahydropterin synthase; the encoded protein is MYATTVLTDFVAQHYLTVPDPGPEGVPHSHHFEVELTFRGPELNQYDYLVDIDDAEGALADLADRYRDELLNDLPEFEGRNPSVERFARVVFERVTDAVTDDTVTELAVTVWEDDAAAATYDAPV